GGGAAATAAGTGCTAACAAGCTGGAATTAGTTAATAAAGGCCTACACTGTAAATGAATATGGAGAGGAAAAATCGCATTATGGAGGCAAATAGTTCATGAGAAGTTTGGAGGAGACCAGGATTCTTTCTTTCCTAAAGTTTCTACTAAGCCAATTGGTAAGAGCCTTTGGCATGGAATTCTAAAGTCTAGGtagtataaaaaataaaaatagaatatgGTTCTGGTCTGATAAATGGATTGGTAATGATGATTTGAAGTCTTCATTTCCCCGACTTTACAAAGTTTTAGGAACTAAGCATGCTAATGTGAACAAGATGCTCTCATGAAATGATGTTTGGAATTTCAAGTTATAGGTGAGCTCCTACTTCTAACGGACAACATTGATGACTGCATAAAATGGGAATTTGGTAATGACTTCTCTGTAGGAAACTGCTACAACTCTCTTAATATAGATGTTTTGCTAGTTTTCCCATACAAACATGTTTGGAATCCAAAGGTGCCTTTAAAAGTCTCCTTCTTGGTATGGTCTTTGTGTCATAATGGTGCTCCCCCATTTGATATTCTTCACAAAGCAAGTAGAGTTCAGTCTAGTGTATGTTTACTGTGTTCAATTAAATAGGAAAATCAAAAACCATATATTCTTGCATTGTCCCGAAACAAGAAAAATTTGGCATTAATTCTTTTGTTGATAATTTTAACTttaaaagagtttttttttattccaAAAAGAAGAATGTGTGGGAATGGTCAATGAAGAAAAACAAGTGTTTTATGAGGAAGCTTTGGAGTATCTTACCATTTGTAATTCGAAAATGATATATGACACCCAGATATCGTGCACCCAACATAAGGTGGCATAGATAGAGACCCATGCTTCTCCTAAATTCCACCCATGATAAAAATGACGTACACTTTGTGACCTTTTCACATGTGCGTATCTAGAACCCACTTAACTACTCTTCCTTCCCCGAAATATTCCATCATTCATCAGTAAACCCTAAACATGTGTCTGTTATGAAAATCCATTGCCGTATAAAGACTTTAGGGTTTTCTCCAAGTAATCAGAACTTGAGGTGATGAACTGAGCATCACAGTCCTTTAAATATTTGTACATATATTGCAAAATTAAGTAACTGATGCTGGTGGTCATTATAATTGATAAATAACCTCATCCGTTCTACAGTAGATTATACGAGATGAGTTCGAAGGAATGCAATTAGATTTTTGATTGAAGGATCAAGAGCTAAGAGATAAAAGCAAAATTCATAAATAGTTCCTTGAATTCCTGTGTTAGGGATCAATCTTGTATGTATGAGACCTTCACCGTTTTATTTAGACGgactaatgaaattttcattttttagaCATCTCCATTCACCACCATTATTTACTGCTAATAAGAAAGCGGTGGCGGTGCCGGTGATGATTTCAATTGATGCCGACAACGGCtctttttagatgataatggaaGAAGATGACTAAGTTGATTTTCGTTTAGGTTTTTGGTAATAAGAAAAACACAATGGATAAGGATAAGGGTGATGAGTTGGATGCAAACGTGGATGACACCTAATGTTGGGTGCACTGGGTGCATGAAATATGGGTGCCATAAATCACCGTTGTTTGTAATTTGATGGTCACTTTGAAATTAGAGAAATGGGGTACTTTATAGAAAGAGTAGAAAAAGTTTTGAGCAACTCATTATTGTTATTAAATATACTTTGTAAACCTGGCCTTTAACTACAAAATTGTTCCGAAGTTTTTCTCTCCGCACTTTGTTAGAAAATGTGGCCCGAAGTTAATAAAAACTGACCTAATTATTCCGTCTTGTTGGGCTCGGGCACGACTTCAAGCTCATAATATCTCCAGTATAAAAACTAAAACCTCCCATTTGCAAGGTTTCTTTTTCGTCCGGCCCTAAAAGTAAGAACATaaaccttcttcatcttcttcctaacCGCAGCAGCCTCTTTTTTTCTGCTCAGCTCACAGGACAGCAGTAGAGAGAGACTAATGGGGAAGAAGTCAAAAACTTCACGAAAGAACAAGAAAGCATGGAGAAAAAACATAGCCACAGATGACATCGATGAGTTCATTGAGAAATCTACTAAAGACGCTCTCAGTGGTGGTTCCTTAGAGGCCGTTCCCAGCGAGTCTCTCTTCTATGTTGATAAATctactggtattattattcaactcCTTTTTTTTTACCCCTTTTGATTCTCTTATTTTAGGGTTTCACTGTTTGCTCACAACAAGCTAGGGTTTAAGATAGGGTTATTTTGATTCCTGCATAATAATTACTAAATGTTTGACCCAATAAGTTTAGTTTTGACTTTTTATGAGACAGTACCATAGTGGAAAATTGATTATTGCATAAGTTTAGTAAAGAAGGGTTTAATTTGGACTGTGTGATATGGTTTTAATTTACTGTTTATCAATAATaatgttcatttttcatgattgACTGTATGTTCTATTTCGTGACTATAAATTGATCAAGACCTGATTGGGTTTTGTTACAGATTTAGCTGTCAAGAGGAAAATCGATAAAAGTAGAGAGAAAGTTCTTCGTTGTGATAGCTTGTTGCAAAGAAATCCATTCATTAAACCAGTTCCATCTTCAATACAGAAGAAGTCGATAAGAAAGTTGAAAGAAGCTTTGAAAGCAGCAAAGCATGAAAAGCAAGATGATCCTAAAGTGAGATTTTCTTTTAGTAGTTGGATAGTTTGTCAGTTCtcaatttgttttttatttattttcctaatTAGTCATTGCGTCTTTGCTGACATGATCAGAAAGAGTCGACATCTAGTATTAAGGACATATGGGCAGAAGACAAAGGTACTTATGATACCACACTCTACCATTTTCCCGTTGATGTAACATTTTTTTCCCTAAATTGGCTCCCTCCAACTTTCTTACAGTAACAGAGAGTGCCCAGGCCGACAAGGTTGTCGATTTTCTTCCAGTCCCGGAGACTGCCCAATTCAACAAGGTTTGCTTCACGGTCTCACTCTAGAATGTGACTTGGCATATTTTGTTCTGTTATGGCTGTGAAATGCTGTACCCACCAGACTTTTTTTATAGCTAGATCTAAAGGTTAATATTTGAGGTAATTTTTCAGAAGACAAAACCATCCGTTATTCCAGCAGTAGAAATAGAGCCACCCGGATGCTCCTTCAATCCTTCATTTGAGGACCACcaggttttattttcttttgatctcTTGCTACTCCTATTATTTGTATATAGCACTATAGCATCTCTTTCAACAAATTGGAAAATAATTTATTTACTTTTATGCGTTTCGCGCTTTCTGCCATCTATATTAGGACTCTTTggctgttgctgttgcggaggaAATGCAAAAGATCTACAAAAGCGAATTGGGTCCTCAACCAGTTCCATTAATTGTTACCGGTGAAGTTGTAGACGAAGAAGATGTAAGTTTTGGCAGTTTCATTTCTGTATACCGTAGTATTCTTTACTACCTTACTTGTGTATGGATCACTCACTGTCCCTGTCACCCCTTTGCCATGCTTTGCTCCTACTATCTGGACAATTCATCACGGATGGTTTAAGGCATCTGCTCCTGCATGCCATTCCTGTTCTCCACTGTTCCTGCTAGGAAGTAACATTTGAGTGTAACCATGTGATTCCATAACTCATGTTTTTCAGATGTATTTTCTTGATGCTGATGGCGGGAGtgatagtgatgaagaagaggatgatATGGGCATAGACAGTGATCTACCATCTGAGCAAAGGTCTGCTTACTCTGTCCTTTTTGCATTTGTTTGCGAAGGCTTAACTCTTTTACTAGAATGTTGTTGAGTATACAGTTCTATGATGGTATCATGCATGAAGAAAGAAACTATCAGAAAACAGAAATAGGAGAATAGAATAGTAGAAATCAAACTAGACGTTTATAGATCGAGCCTAGGGCACAAAGCCAATATACTCTTTGGTAATCTGTCGATTATTTTATCAATAACAAAAGTCTACTTAAAACAGACTTCATGAACTACTTACTAGacatagaaaataggtgtaaaaCTCCcctgcatcaaatggatgtctgATATTTAGCGGGTACCCATTTCTTTGTTATTATCAAGTTTGAGACGTTTCAACGATGAGGCAATGTGTAAATTTGGGGAAAACTAAGAGCTGGACCTGGTTTATATAGAATATTATTGAATTACATTGTCTTTTCTTGTTTACATCCTATTCATTTAGTGAAGCTGTTACTAGCAGGACTAAGTCGACTAGATAGTTTCAATAATTTAAGTCTGACTAGATAGTTTCTCGCTTTGCCAGTTGTATAATGATTTCTACAAGCCACTACTCAGAAGTCTGATCAGGGTCATACGAATCAGTAAGCATGTTTTGGATATACGCATATAGTGCTGATCTCTATGCTTCCTAATGAAGCTTTGAGTAAGCTGTCTACGCCATTTTAAGCAGTCTCCCTCACACATCTTTTAAAAGTTACCACGCCTTTCTGAAATCTTGCCTAGTATTTCTCGTACTTCATTATTCATGTTTTACACCTCCATCTACGGTAAGACGGAGATGCTCTGACAAGGTGGTATATGTTAAGAAATATCTGGCATGTATATAAGGTCGAATGACTCGAACTGTCCATTTTCATCATGCTATCCCTGGCTCTTGTGGCCGTGGGCAGATATCCTAGTGTTTATAATAAATGAGCATGTGTGTTTGCCACATCCATCAACTATTGAAATCAAGTCTGATACCTTCCGCAGGGCAATTCATCGAAAAGGTTTTGTCTTTTCGGTTTCGATTGACCCTGCAGAATTGCATGGTTGCATGTAGACAGTGCTATCACTGCTATGTGAGAAAGGTTTCAGATTTTAGTCATATATATTAGGTGGACAAAGGTTTGCTAGGACTATTCtctttatttctttttcaaaTCACCCGTTTGGGAGTTATTTTTGTTTAGTTTTACTATCACATACTAAAATTACATCTATGCTTTGTGCAGAGCTTCAAAGAAAAAGAGAGTTACCAGGGTGGAGCATAACCGAAGAGCTAGACGTAAGGAAGTTCTGAAGGCAGAAGCAGAAGCAAAGAAGGTGGGCAAACTTGCAAAAGAAATCAACAGGTAAGCTGATGCCTAATCTTTGTCTGTAGCACTCTTTTGTGGGAAAAGGGTAATGATGCTATCTTCTTGGCTGTTTTGGTGACAGTGTGGCTGATATAATGAAAGAAATTGAAGAGGAGGATGAGGAGAAACGAAAAAGACATGACAGACGTGTTATAGCTAAGCAAGAAAGACTTAAATCTGCTCCTCCACGTCTAGGAAAACACAAGTAATTATCCTTAAAATAATTTGTAGTATTCTCTCTTCCAGTTTGTTTTCATTGCATCATGGTAGGATCATGCTTCACTTGCTATTCCCATGCTTTTGTGTGGTTCATTTTAGGCTGCTTTGAACATTAAGCTGGCACTGTTATGACCTAAAAAAATCTTTCATAGGTTCTCACTGGACCAATACAGTTTTGTTTTTTGTCATGGGTGCATGTACCTTAGTGTTTTCTTCCTCTGTACGGTGTGTTAATGTCAGATATATACTAAACCTATGTTCTGACATGTCTGTACACCTCTTACATTTACTGCAAATTCCTTGGATTGTGAAGACCATATCACATGTTTGGTGGAATGTGGAGATAGTAGTCCAGTCTGTTTTAATGTTTGTTGGATTTCAGGTTTGAACCTGCTCCTGTGCAAGTCCTATTATCCGAAGAAATTTCTGGATCGCTCCGTAAGCTAAAGGTACGGCTTCTGttgatgtttatttatttttgttctgttTGGGCGAGTTGACATTTGTGTAGCAAAACTTATTGGTGTTCTCCTCTGCTGTATTTAGGGTTGTTCCACCCTTGCCAGGGATCGCTTCAAAAGCTTGGAGAAACGAGGGATGGTTGTTCCTTCGGCTAAGCGGAAGAGGTAAATGGGTAATTAATGTTGTTATGTTACTGATGACCTCCCTTTGTGCCACATAATCTTGTGCACTGAAGGCTGTGGCTGTGCAAAAATGTGAATAGATGGTTAAGCTGTAAAATAGTTTTAGTCCAAACCAAAGTTTATCTTAGCCTAGTTGCTCATTAGCGTCTTCCTTTAATGTTGGTGAACAGCGGTGTGTTGTTTTGCAATTAAGGCAATTCTAATGGTGTTAAGCAAATCTCCTCCTGGAACCAAAGAGGTCCACCAACGCCAAGTCCCAATTAAGTCCCAATTAAGGATCGCTAATATAACATgcatataatttattattttagttttattGTCTACATAGTCATATTTTTAGTAATATTAGTTTTCACCCCTCAACTGGATTAGCCAATTGGTTGCTACTGATCCAAATTCATGATGTAACGGAATTAGGAAGGAAGGTTCTATGTATTTGGTTCAATCAGCATTTGTTGCATGTGATGCTTATTTTAGCAAAATACTGctgtttgttgaattggtctaACTGGGAAAGATTGTTCAGGTGATTTCAAGGCTGCATGGCACTCTGAAGAACAACTACCTCGGCCGAAAATACTTTTATTTGTTTAGCACTTTCACCTGGAAACTGCTAATGGGAGCCCAACAGAGGAACATTTTTGAAGATTTTAGTTTGTTATTTTATCATGCTTTCttgtatttttgttaagaaaatgtaACAACATTTTTGAAGACATAAGCCTTTTAGTTCTTATTGGAATGTTAATTTATTTGCAATAACAAATAACAATGTTATCAGATGCAACTCTACCAGACAGGAAAGCAGTTTGAAATGGGTGATGTAAGTTTACACAGAAGAGGTTTTATCTAGTAATAAGCAATTTGGACATAATTTCGTAGCTCACATTGCAATTGCATAAACTGATCGGTCTAAAGTCCACAGCACTAGCAAGGCAATTTTTCTCTGGTATTAAAGCAGTGGAAGATGTTTAGAACGGGGGAATGATTGAATGGTCTTCACAATATCATCTCCAACAGTTGCTCGCACTTCCCCATTAGAAATCAGGTGGAAAACCATCTAGACCTTGACTAGTCCGGGATGTTGAATGCCGGCTGATGTCGGCGCAGCAGCTGCGTCTTCATGGGCTCAACGTCGTAGTCTAATCTAATTTGAGAGGTTTTGGTTGAACAAGTACCTTATACTCAAAGACGGATAGTACTAGTTTTTGTGGGCGGTTGAAATTGCTGAAACATAGATTAGATTGTACATGATTGATATTGGAGTTCAACTATGTTGTACGGCATAGTTACTCAGTATGTAATGTAATATAGCTCTAAAtctaatttctttctcatttaacTCACCAGCCTTAATAGTTGCAATCCAAATATGAAGCATGTTGCCAAAATAAACTACGGGGAAAATGGATCCATTCTACCACCTCCGCTACCAAATACTTACTTTGGATATGGATGTGTAACACTTCCCTTTAGCAGCGACAGGCAAATAATGCCAGCAAAATATCCCTTTTAAATAGCACTGGTAAAGGTCAATGCAAGAGCAAGCTGTCAAAGATCAAAACACACCAATTGATATCTGAGGCCAACTGCTTCATGCTTTCACCTCCATTATCTTCAAACGCTTTGCTAATAGAGAACATGACTAATTCTGAATTCCTGACTGTACCTAGTACCAACAGGAACAAAGAGACTCCTAAACAAGACCAAGTCTGCAAAGTAATATccatgattttgattttcatcaAAACCCAGAAACTAAAATCTGCAAAATTAGAAGTAGCACTTGTAAAGCTGCTTGACTTCACCAGTTCCCAACCCCATGCAATCTGGTCAATAGAATGAACAACAGCATAATTTGCAAAGACATGCCTGCTTTGCAATCCACCTACATTGAACTAGAGGAAAGCTGAACTTCTGGCAGAAGCAAGAAAAACTACATACAGAGGCTAATGAAATTCACCACTCTAGCTTTTTGGTTATCCTGGATTAAAATGATTCAGATCCACATCGACAACAATGAAACGAAGCACCTCATTAGTGATAAGTACTGGAATAGCAGGAGTAAACCAAACCCATAAAGAACTTTAAGTCCAACGGAAAGAAAAACCGCACTAAGGCACCTATCATCGTATTTTATTTATCACTTAACTGGAGACCCGCAAACAATATTGGCAGCTAATTAGACTTGACGAAAGCTCACTTCATGCATCTAGCATAAAACCTAGTTCTAACTTATAATGCCAGTCTGTTGAAAAGCAACTACTGCATACTTCCTCGCTATCTCCCCGTACTTCACGTATTCAATAATACTGCATACctcaagtacctcaacaaccatGTTTCATATGAAATCCTAATCCAGTAATATGTGGCAAGTATTGACACACTACTACAGGAATGAATCTAGAAAGTTAACTAACAAGAAACACTAGATTGACCTGAACTAACAAACTTGCTATGCTCTTACTTACACAATGTTTGGGAAGTTACTGCAATCAACTGCCATTTTTTCAAATCCCTCTGCAACCATGGATTCTCGATACCAAAGCAATAACTGTAAGTGGAAAGCCTAGATACGTTGGGAACAAAATAAAGACTGCCACTTAAATTCTTACCATTTCTTCAGCAGCCGTGAACTAAcaatgaaaaatgaaaagactCGAGCCACCATTGAAGATTCAGTAGCATATAAATGGCCTAACACTAGTCTAACAATACCCCATTGATTACCAAGCAGCAAACCCAAATAAAAACAGCCATGCAACATACTTGgacaaaacaaaaactaaagCTGCAAGTAACAAAAGTGCACTAAAGAAAACATACAACAGAACAAATCTCAATAACATAAACTACAAAGGTGTTAAACTTGAACGACCAACAAACATAGTCAAGATAGGTCATCATTATGGCAGCTTAAACAACAAGAACCATAGCAAATCTATTAAAAAAAAGTTCCGAAACAAGGGCGACGTTAAATCACATTCAAGGACCAACCCTCTACTACAAAGGTTTAATAAAACATATATATCTATTGACATAAACCTATAACTGCCAAATCTTTGATAGAAAAAGCATTTACCTAAACCTCCAAGCATCAAGCAGGTAAACACAGAAATTACCTCATGGTGACCCTAAGAATCAGATGATTTAACCGCTTTCAAAACTTCAGTAGTCAGCTCCCGAACCAGGTCAACACGCTTCAAGTAAACCTCAGCCTCCTCCTCATTAAACTTTCTCCATTTTTTCTCCCATTCCTTAGCTATTGAATCTCCAAGTAAAGCCAAGCCTTCTGTCAAAAGACTTTCTCCCAGAGTAGGTCCATTCTTATTTTCCCGAAACGCCTCAAGCAAGAACGGATAAGCAGACATCCCATTTTGAACCTCCCTTGGAAGCTCCTTGGACGAAATGTCACTCAAAGCAACAGTTTTTGGAGTAGTTTTAGTTTTGAAACTCCTACTTTTCTTCCCATTAGTTGCTGGAGCTGATTCATCGTTGCCGTTACTAGTAGCATCAGCAGGGGAACTCCTTTTGCGGCCACCAACTTCTTCCCCTTCCCAAATCAACTTCATGACTTCATAACATCTCAAATCATGGGGTTTGGAGAAGGTAGGGTCCTGACCAGCTTTTCCTCTCT
Above is a genomic segment from Papaver somniferum cultivar HN1 chromosome 10, ASM357369v1, whole genome shotgun sequence containing:
- the LOC113319278 gene encoding ribosome biogenesis protein NOP53-like produces the protein MGKKSKTSRKNKKAWRKNIATDDIDEFIEKSTKDALSGGSLEAVPSESLFYVDKSTDLAVKRKIDKSREKVLRCDSLLQRNPFIKPVPSSIQKKSIRKLKEALKAAKHEKQDDPKKESTSSIKDIWAEDKVTESAQADKVVDFLPVPETAQFNKKTKPSVIPAVEIEPPGCSFNPSFEDHQDSLAVAVAEEMQKIYKSELGPQPVPLIVTGEVVDEEDMYFLDADGGSDSDEEEDDMGIDSDLPSEQRASKKKRVTRVEHNRRARRKEVLKAEAEAKKVGKLAKEINSVADIMKEIEEEDEEKRKRHDRRVIAKQERLKSAPPRLGKHKFEPAPVQVLLSEEISGSLRKLKGCSTLARDRFKSLEKRGMVVPSAKRKR